Below is a genomic region from Paenibacillus rhizovicinus.
CGCCCGCTCTACGCCGGCAAGGCGTTCGAGCAGCGGCGGTTTCTTCCCGGCGCACCGCAGATCATTTCGGTGCGCCCTAACAACCTGCCCGTCGCGGAACCGGTGACGCCCGGCAGCGAGGGCAAGATCGCGGCGCTGGCTTACCAAGCGCCGCCGCTTTGGACCGCCGTCCGCGGCATCGCGCGCAAGACCGGCGGCACGGTCGATCTCGCCGAGGCGGATATCATCGTCGCCGGCGGCAGGGGCGTGCGCAGCGCGGAAGGCTTCGCGCCGCTGGCCGCGCTGGCCGACGTGCTCGGCGGCGCGGTCGGCGCTTCGCGCGGAGCATGCGACGCCGGCTACTGCGACTATGCGCTGCAGATCGGCCAGACCGGCAAAACCGTCACGCCGAAGCTCTATATCGCCTGCGGCATCAGCGGGGCGATCCAGCATCTCGCCGGGATGAGCCAATCCCGCGTTATCGTCGCCATCAACAAAGACCCCGACGCTCCCATCTTCGGCGTTGCCGATTACGGAATCGTCGGAGACTTATTCGAGATCGTGCCGCTGTTAACCGAACGGTTTCAACGGCTGCTTGGCAAAACCGGCTAAACCTTTCACGGCTACCACGGGTTATCCATTGTTTTATCAATCAAAAGGCGCTTCCCATCCGCGTGTAACGCGGCTTGTGAAGCGCCTTTTCACCTGCGGACAGTCGGCAACGAGGAAGCTCCCGGTTATTGCCTCCGCCTGCCATTCCCGATTTTCCACTTCGTTGTTTTGTTATCGAGAATACTCGGCCGCACCGCCTGGCTGAACACCTATTTGAGCGCGCAAAAAGACCGCAGGGCTAATCCTGCGGTATGCAATTTGCGGCTTGCAGTCTACGGTCTGGGTCTGAGTCGGCAATTTGCGGCTTGCGATTTGCGGTCTGCGGTTTGCGGTCCGCGATCCGCGATCTGCGTTTGCAGCCTACAGTCTACGGAGCAGAATGGCTTCTGCTCCGTCCCATTCATGTCCCTACGTTACTTCGTCATCAACTGGAAGAGAATCGCGATCATTTTCGCCGTCTCTTCGCGCGTTGCGAACTGTTTCGGAGCGAACAGCGTTTGGCTGCCGTTCGGTTTGCCGTTGATGATGCCTGCCTGCTGAACAGCCATTGCCGCCTGCTGCGCGTAAGCCGAGATGCTCGAAGCGTCCGCGAACGTTGCGCCATGGGTCAATGCCGGCAGTTTGTATTGCAGTTTGTCGGCGAAGCGGGCGATCATAGTGACCATCTGCTCCCGCGTAATGTTCGCGCTCGGGTCGAATGCCTTCGCGGATACGCCGCTCGTAATGCCGTTCGCCGCAGCCCATGCAACGGATTTCGCATAGTAAGCATCGCTGCTCACGTCGCTGAACCCGCTTCCGCCGTACGCTGCCAGATCCACGCCTGCCGCGCGGGCGAGAATCAGCGTAAAGTCGGCTCTCGTCACGTTCGCTTTGGGAGCAAAGCTGCTTGCGCTCGTTCCTTTGATAATGTTCCTCGCGGACAGGTAAATGATTTGATCCTTCGCGAAGCTTGAAGCAATATCGCTGAATTTCGTTTCGTTATATCCTACCGCATACGTAGAGAAATGTTTGACGGTGAAGCTCAGCATGCCCGTTACCGGATCGTAATTCGCTTCCGGAACCATCGCGATATCGCCGTTATCCGCGAGATAATACATGATAATCGCATTCATATTCTCGCCTGGCGCCGGTGTGTACGGCACGCTGACGCTTGCCTCGCCGCCAGCAAAATCGGATACTTTCTTGCCGTCCGCCAGGACCGTAAACGAATATACGGGGTGGGACCCGATTGCAGCGGTAACCGACGCTTGCGCCGATGGCGACAGATTCGCCGTCAGATCGGCAAGGTCTACCTTCGCTGCGGATATGGACACGTCGCCCGAAGTCGCCGATTTGGAAATCGTATCAAGCGCCTTCCCGTCGAGCGTCACCCGTGCCAGACCTGCGTCGATCGTTACGGCATTTACCGTGCTGCTCGCCAACTGACTAAGTGCCGTCGCCGGAAGCGTGATCGTATTCTTGGTCGCATTCGAATCGGCGATCGCTTTGATTTCAACGACTTTGTTCCCCGTGCCTGCATTCAGCTTGGACAAGGCTTCCTCGATTTGCTCGCCAGTGACCGCTGCCGTCGCTTGACCGGAACTGTCCGTCGTTGTTTTGACTTCCGTTGTCACCGTTGTGCCTTGCTCGTTCGACGACCCGTTGTTACCCGTTTGACCTGGATTCGTCGGTGTTCCCGGATCAGTCGGCGTACCCGAATCGGTCGGTGTTCCAGGAATGGACGGCGTGCCCGGCGTTTCGCCAGGAACGCTCGACGCAGTTACTTTCACCGTCGCTTCGGCCATTCCGTAGCCGTCTGCGCTGATCGCCGTGATTACAGCCGTACCCTGGCTGCGAGGCGAAACGTTGCCGTTCGCATCCACTCGCGCAACAGCCGTATTGGACGAAGACCAAGTCGCTGTTGCAGCGCCGTTGCCGACAGGCTGTACCGTTGCAACGAGCTTTTTGGACGCGGAGCCCGATGCAATCGTTAACGATGTTTTATCCAGCGTTACTTTCGTGACGTTCATCTGCAGTACCGTTACCGTTCCGCCGACCTCGTTCGCGACGAGAATGAGCGGAAGTCCCGTCGGGCTGGCCGACGCCGGAATGAAGTCGATGCCTTCCGGACCCGTATCGGTTTGCGGCGGCAATGAACCTGCGCCCGCTGCCGTGAAATCGCGGGTATTGATGTAATTCGCGAATACCGGTTTCGTCGGATCGGTCACGTCGTACGTCATGATGCCGCTGATGCGCTCCAAGCCGATGAACGCGAACGCTTTATTGCCGACTTTCCCTACTTTCACGTATTCCGGCTCCGGTCCTTTCTTCGGACTCCGTTTGTCGAATGACACATCCGCATGGTTGGAGTTGAAGTACGCCGGAAGGCGCTGTGCCGTGATTTTCTCGAAGTCGTTGTGGCTGTCGTAAATTTGCTCCATCGTGGCAGGGTTCCACACCGAGAAGGAACGCGCCCCATAGAGGTAGATACCGTCCGGTCCCATGTCGCTCGGCACTTCGACGCCGTCGTACGGCGTCTTGCCGTTGACGGTGTTGTTCGCCAGGAACGTGGCTGCCGCGGAACCCGGCGTCAGGCTGCCTTTCATCGCGCCGATGGTCGAAACGTTCGTCCGGGCGCCCGGCCAATCCGTGCTGTCGCCTTCGTTCGCCGTAAACAGATATGTGTTGCCGTCCACCGTATAGGTGTCGATACCGTCCGGCATGTACATGCCTTTGAACGGCACGTTCTCGAATTTAATGGCGTTGTCTTTCACCAAATCCAGCGAATTGGCCGGATCGTTCAAGTCCTTGTAGCCCAGCCCTTTCACCGAGGTTACCGTACCTTGCGCAATGTTGATCGTGCCGATGGCGTTGCCCTCTTGCAGCGACACATACGCGGTCGCTTCGTCTGCCGACAGCGCAATGTACTCCGGCTCCAAGTCGTACACCGCTGCGTCTTTGGATGTCGCCGGCCCCGTGATGACGCCGTTCGTTGCCAGCCCGCGCAGATGCACAGCGTCGTCGATGACGCTCGGGTTGTCGAATTTGACATGCTTGACGGTGTTGTTAACCGTATCGACAATTGTTACGCTGCCTTCCGGATCGACCGTACTCCGTCCTTCGGCTTCGTCGGCTGTCAGGACATAGCTGCCGTCCTTCGTAACCTTGACCATGTCCGGTTGAACGCCGGCTTCATAGTACTTCACGAAATTGCCGTCGTAATCGAATACGAGAATGATCCCGTTCTTCGTATAGTCCGATTCTTGAATAGCCGCATACACCAGGTCATGCTTGGTGTCGATGTCTACGCTCGTGAAATCGCCGTAAGCGAAGTTCGGAACATGATCCGCGATCGTCTGCTCGATGTTGATTTTGTTGGCTTGCTGGATAGGCACGCCATTCGCGTCAAGGCTTACGATATCCAGCGTCGCCGGATCGCTCGAGCCGTTGACGGAATAAAACTTATGATTGTCCGTGTTGTATTTGACGATTTCGGCTACGCCGCCGTCCGCGTTCGGCGTTCCGGCGATGAAGGAGCCCAGCTTCGTGATGGATACCGAATCCTGGAACATGGGGTTGACGTTGATCGTCAACGATTTCGTCACCGTGCCCGGTGTGCCCGGGGCGCTGTCGGTTACGGTAATGGCTGCCGTATTGGCGGAAGCTGCGTCATCTGCAGGCGTTCCCGTGATGGCGCCCGTGGAATCATTGATGCTCAATCCCTTCGGCAGTCCCGTCGCGCTATAGGCATAAGGAGCCGTTCCGCCGGTCGCGGCTACGCTGGCCGAATAAGCAAGGGTTTTCGTCGCGTCCGGCAGCGAAGCCGTCGAAATGGAAACCGGGGTTGCCACCGGCGGGGTCACGGGCGTAGACGGTCCCCATGAGCCGTCGGCGCTGCTATGCGGTCCGTATGTCGCAGCGGCACCCGCGGTGCCCTTGTAATCGATCAGAGCGAAATCGTTTTTGTTATCGTCCGAATCGTTGAAATCCACCCGGCGCAAAGAAATGTTTTTGGAAGGACCGCCAGCCTCTTTCGGATAATCGCTGCCTTCGTAACCGTCGATCGTGCTGCCGGTATCGTTTCCAGCCGCTCCGAGCATGTCCACGAATCCAGCCGTTTTCGGCGTATTGGCGGACGGATTGACGTTCGTCGCATCCAGCAGCGTTTGGTTGCTCATCAGCACGACTTTCATGCCTTTGTTTTGCAACGTATACTCCGCATGATCGCGGGTGAAATTGATGTCTCCTGTTTTCACGCTAAGCTTCGTGCTAGGCGAAAGCGACGAGGCTGCGCGAATCAAGTACGAGCCGTGCGCGGGAATGCTGCCGGTCAAGTCCAGCTTCTCCCACGGTCCTGTCGCCCCGCTTAGTGGCAGAGCGGGATCCGCCGACGCGTTATATTGATTCATGCGATCCGCGTATTGAATGGACCAGTTGCCGAGGTCGACAGCTGCATCCGTCGGGTTGTACAGCTCGATGAAACCATAATCGGCCGCGCCGCCCGTGGACACGCCCGAACCGTAATACTGATAAATTTCAACGTGCTTCACATTCACGTTGTAGCCGCTTGCATCATATGGCGTACCCGCTGCGATCACAGGTGCAGCCGCGGATGCCGGAATGACGGCCCCGAATGAACCCGCCGCGATGATGCCAGACATGGCCAGCGACACCAAACGTTTATTCCTCGTATTCAACTCTACTTCATCTCCCATTCTAGGATTATTCTCCTAGTAGCTTAATGGGACAATGTGTCGACGGTATTAAGGTGATTTGGATATTTTGTAAATTCGCAACCTTCCCTTATCATTTCATGGCGAAAAGCCAAAAAAAGACGCCCGCTTTCGGCGCAGCCGATAACGAATCGTCGTTCATTCTTATGGAATTAGCGGAACGGGTAACGGATCTTCAAACCGTAAACGATGGAATATGGAGCGCACCGGCCTGCCTGCGCATGAACCCGTTCGGCCGTTCATCCCCCGAGCCTGTGGAACAGCCCGCCGATCAGCGCATGCGCCAGCGCGAAGCTGGACGCGATGATCGCCGCGATGACCGCCAGTATCAGCACGATCATCAGCAGCGAAGGCTTCCTGCCCCTCGGTAATTCTGCCGAACCCGGCTGCCCGTCCTCTTCCGTATGCATAGCGCCGCCCCTCCTATGCCCGGAATAAGCCGTTCAGGCTTACTCCTCATAGAAGATCATATGCGGCTTCTCGGCGATATAGTAGGACAAACGGTCCTGAAGCGAACCGGCGTGAAATTCCGCTCGCCTTATGCCCCGTAAGCTTTAAAATCGATTTCCAGGAACCGCGACACTTCCGGCACCCAGCGAGTTTCCACGAAATCCACATGCACGGGATGCGCATTATAAGCCTCGTAATCGGCTTGGCTGTTAAAGATCATCGAGAAGCCGTAGTCGTAATCGTTCTTCGGACTCACCTGTTTGAAAACGCTGAACTGATTCACGACGGGAATCGAGGTCAGCAGCCGCTCGCCGTCCCGCAGAAATTGCTCGGCCGCCTCGGATCCCGCCTCATGCTTCAAGTTAAAAATCACCATGTGTTGAATGCTCGTTTGTTCCATCTTCGTCATCCTCCTCCTAGTAATTACCCGTTAAGTTTAGCACATGCGCCGCGTCTTCCAAATCCGAAATTCTACAGAAGCCGAACGATCGATAGAGCGCCTCCGCTCGCGTTCCGCCTTTCCGTCTCCCGATCCGATCCGATCCGATCCGATCCGATCAGCTCCACGCACGGCCCGCTTCCAGAAACTTGTCATCGTCGAACGTCAGCCGGTACACGTCGGGCATCGTCAGCCGCTGCCAGAACGCGTAATCGTAACGCGCATCGTACGCCTGCATGATCATCGTCATCAAGTTGCCATGCGTTCCGACGGCGATCGTCTGTCCGCGAAACCGCTGCAGCATGTCCTGCAAAGCCCGAACGCCCCTCGACTGCGCCTCGCGAAACGACTCGCCGCCGGGAAGAACCGCGTCCGGATCCGCGAACGACTGCTTGATCGCCTCAAGGAACGTTGCCTTCGGCAACGAAACGTCTTCCCCGTGCAGCCGCCTTTCCCGCAAATCCTCCATCATGAGCACCGGCAAATTCCGTTCGTCCGCAATGCCCTGCACCGTCAGCACTGCCCGCGTATACGGGCTGGACACGACCGTGTCGATCGGCAGCCGGCCGAGCTTGGCGGTTAGCCGAAGCACATCCTCGCCGCCTTGCTCCGTCAGTCCTCTCGTGCGGTCGGCGCCGAGATGGACCGCCGATTCCGCATGACGAATAAGCAGCACATTCGTCTTCGTCTCCATGCTCATCCTCCCCCTTCGAGCAACGCATCGGAATTTCTAGTATAATCCATAGTAGCACATCGCCCGTCGTTTGCAGACGATTAGGTTAGCGATTCTAGCGTCCGCATGCGACCGCCAAAGGAGGAAGCTTATGCTGGAGAAATACCGGTTGAACGAGAAACGGAGCTTTTCACTTGCAGATTTCGATCCCGAGGATACAGCGGGCATCGCAGGCAAGGAAGACATCGAAGCGGAATTCGAAGCGCTCAAGGACAAGCTTAAGGAGCATCAAGAGAAGCTGTTCGCGGGAAAAACGAACGGCGTGCTCATCCTATTCCAGGGCATGGATTGCAGCGGCAAGGACGGCGTCATCAAGAAAGTGCTTGCGGGACTCAATCCGCAGGGATTCCGGGCCGAGAGCTTCAAGAAGCCGACGGCGGACGAATCGGCGCATGATTTTCTATGGCGGGCCCATAGAGTGGCCCCGGCCAAGGGATCGATCGCCGCGTTCAACCGCTCCTATTACGAAGAAGTGCTTATTACGCGGGTGCATGACCTCATCGACGGCAAGGAAGCGTCCAAGCGGCTCAAGCACATCGGGCATTTCGAGAAAATGCTGAGCGACGGCGGCATTACGATCATTAAGATTTTCCTGCACATTTCGCCGGATTTTCAATTGCGCAAAATCCAAGAGCGGATGGAGAACCCCGAGAAGCTGTGGAAATTCGACCCCAGCGACCTGGAGGAGCGGCAATACTGGAAGGCTTATACGAAGGCCTACGAGCACGCGATCAAAGCAACCTCGACCAAACGCAATCCGTGGTACATCGTGCCGGCCAACAACCGCTGGTTCCGGGACTACCTCGTGCTGCGGATCGTGGAATCCGCGCTCGATTCACTAGATCTATCCTATCCTGAAGTGGATATGTCGCAATTCCGTTTGGCAGCGGGCATTAACGAGTCAAGCAAATAGCAGTCACAAGAGGGGATATATGGGAGCCCTGACGCAACCCGCTGTTGACATCCGCTCTCCCGGGGAGTATAACAAATATAAATCACGACATGATCGAAATTCGTTGATGGGAACACGCGCTTTACGCAAGAGGCAATCCCCAGAGAGTCGGCGCCCGCTGAAAGCCGACGTTTGCCCGCGAATGACGCATCCTCCCTGAGAAGCCGTGCCGAACCGTCCGGGTCCCGATCCGGATGATGCAGTAAGCATGGACGGAATCCGCCGTTACACGGAGCGCGTATGTTGGTACGCGACAAGAGAGCCGTTACGCTGCAGGTCATCCTGCGACGGAGCGGAATTAGGGTGGTAACGCGAGATGCATCTCGTCCCTTCACGGGGACGGGATTTTTTTATTTTCAGACCAGCATTTTCAAGGCTAAAGGAGACGGTTGGCAATGGGGAACGAACGAAACTATGATGCTCTGACGGTAGGACTGACGGAAATCGCGCAAGCGCAAATGCACGTGAAGGATGTAGCCCTGCGCACGCCGCTGCAGCAGAACCGGGTGCTGTCCAAACGCTACGGCTGCAACGTCCTGCTCAAACGCGAAGATTTGCAGGTCGTCCGCTCCTTCAAGCTGCGCGGCGCCTATCATTTGATCAAATCCTTGCCGGAGGAGCGGCTGATGCGGGGCGTTGTCTGCGCAAGCGCGGGCAATCACGCGCAGGGCGTCGCTTACTCCTGCCAAACGCTCGGCATCCCGGGCAAAATCTACATGCCGAGCACGACTCCGCGGCAGAAGGTTAACCAAGTGGCGTTCTTCGGCGGTCCGAACGTCGAGATCGTCCTAACCGGCGATACGTTCGACGATGCCTTCCGGGAGGCGATCGCGGCTAGCCGGAAGGATGACCTTGCGTTCATCCACCCGTTCGACGATCCGAAGATCATTGCCGGCAACGGCACGATCGGCAAAGAAATCATGGAGGCGGTCGAAACAGCGCCGGATTTCGTCTTCGTCACGATCGGCGGCGGCGGGCTTGCGGCGGGAGTCGCGGCCTATGTCAAAGCCGTGTCGCCGGGCACGAAGCTGATCGGCGTGGAGCCGGAAGGCGCTCCGTCGATGCGCGTGTCGCTCGATGCCGGCGAGGTGATCGCGCTGGATACGATCGACAAGTTCGTCGACGGCGCGGCGGTGAAGCGCGTCGGCGACCTGACGTTCCGCATGTGCCGCGAGCTGCTGGACGACATCGTGCTCGTGCCGGAAGGCAAAGCGTGCACGACGATGCTCGACCTGTACAACGAGAACGCCATCGTGGCGGAGCCGGCCGGCGCATTGCCGATTGCCGCGCTCGATCTGTATCGCGATCAAATCGCGGGCAAGACCGTCGTCTGCGTCGTGAGCGGCGGGAACAACGACGTCGACCGGATGCAGGAGATCAAGGAGCGTTCGCTCGTGTTCGAGGGACTGAAGCATTACTTCATGGTCAGCTTCCCGCAGCGCGCCGGCGCCCTGCGCGAATTTCTCGATGAAGTGCTGGGACCGGACGACGATATTACGCGATTCGAATACACGAAGAAGCACAACAAGGACAACGGTCCCGCGCTCGTCGGCATCGAGCTGAAGCAGCGCGGCGATTACGAGCCGCTCATCGCGCGCATGAATCATAAGGGGCTCAGCTTCTTGGAGCTGAACAAGGACCCCGTCCTCTTCAATCTGCTGATTTGAGAATTGAGAATTGTTAACTATGCGCGCTTGGGATTAGTCTGAGCGCTGCGCAATAAGAGCCTTGGCATGCATCTTTTCCGTGCATGGCAAGGCTTTTTCCTTGTCCGCCCCGTCCCCTTACAATCACTTCACAAACCGCTGACCGCCCAGTGACATTCGCGCGTTATGCTTCCGGCAGGAGGTGTTTTTCCTATGAAAATCATGATCCTGTACGCTTCGTACGGAGACGGGCACTTGCAAGCCGCGCGCGCCATCAGCGAAGCGATTGAAGACCGCGGACTGGGCGAGCCGGTCCTCGTCGATTTGCTTGCCGAAGCGCATCCGTGGATTAACGCCATGACCAAACGGGTGTATCTGAAGAGCTACTCCTTGATCCCCGGCTTGTACGGCTGGATTTACGACCGGACCAAGCCGATGAAGCACGACTCCGTCTTCTCAGGCTGGCTTCACTCTTTCGGCCGCGACCGGCTGCGGCGGATTCTGCTCCGCCAGCGGCCGGATGCCGTCATCCACACTTTCCCCCTGCTCGCCATGCCCGCCCTCAAGAAAAAGATCGGCCTTCGCATTCCCGCCTGCACCGTCGTGACGGATTTCGATCTGCACCGGCGCTGGGTTCATCCCGATATTGACCGTTATTATGTACCGACCGAAGACATGAAACGCGAACTCCTGACGCTCGGCATCTCCGACCGCCGGATCTGCGTCAGCGGCATTCCGGTCAAACGCGGCTTCCGCAGCGCCGCCTGCGATCCGGACATCCGCATGCGTTACGGTTTCGACATCGGCACGCCCGTGGTATTGGTTATGGCCGGCGTTCAGTCCTCGCTTGCCGCGGTCGCAGCTATGATTTCACCGTTAATTGGGCATCCTGATCTTACCGTTGCCGTCGTCTGCGGGCGCAATGAAGCGCTTGCCGCCGCGCTGCCCGGACAGTTCGAAGAAGCCGCCTCCGAAGGAAGGCTGCGCGTCTTCGGCTATGTCGAAGCGATGCACGAGCTCATGGCGCTCGCAGCCTGCATCGTCACGAAGCCGGGCGGCGTCACGCTCGCGGAATCGCTCTCGCTCGGACTCCCGATCTTCACCTATCAACCGGTTCCGGGCCAAGAGCGGAACAATGCGCGCTACCTGGCGGACAAAGCCGCAGCCAATATCGTTCATTCGCCGGACCAGCTCGCCCAAGAAATCGTTCAACTCATCCACGATCCCGTTCTGCTGATGCAGCATAAACTTCGCGCGCGCAAGCTCCGGTACCAGGACGCGGCCGAGACCGTCGCCTTGGATTTCTGTTCCAGCTTGCATATAATGGAGAGGACATCCGTGCGCCTATAGAAGCGCGCAGCATTTACGGGAACCCTGGATATAAAGGGGATGTGACTGTCATTAAACGTCTGTTCAGTCGCGAAGTCGCACTATTTTCCGTCATTCTGCTGTTCGTCGAATTCATTCGCGGCGCGGCGCTTATCAGCTTCCTGCCGATTTACGGGGAGAAAACGCTCGGTTTATCGCTCGATATTATCGGCATCGCCATTACGGCCCACTACCTGACGGACACGGTACTCAAGATGTTCATCGGCTATTTGCTCGACCGGTTCTCCATCCGGTTCGTCGTTCATGTCGGACTGCTCGCTTCCATTGCCGGCATTCTGCTCATTCCGATCTCGGATCAGCCTTGGCTGTTCATTACGGCTTCGGCCTTGTACGGGGTCGGCATATCGCCGATTTGGATCGTCTGCCTGACCAAAGTATCCAGTGACCGACGGGCGATGCAAATGGGATTTTACTATACGATTTGGTTCATCGGCATCGGAGGCGGACCCATCGTCTGCAACGTGATTATGGACCGGAACCGCATGACGGCTTATTACTTGCTTCTCGTGCTTGCGGTAGTCAGCTGGCTGCTGTCCTTGTTTATCAGCAATCAGCGCGCTTCCGGTTCGGCGCCTTCGCTGCCGGTGCGCGAACAATTCGTTATTCTGAAAGAACGTCTGCTCCATATGCGGCTGCTGCTGCCGGGCATGGTGCTGCAAACGATGGGCGCCGGCATGCTGGTGCCCGTTCTGCCCAGCTTCGCGGAAGATAAGCTGGGCATGAACGGCGCGCAGTATTCCTTGCTGCTGCTTGCCGGCGGCTTCTGTACCGTTGTCAGCCTCATGCCGATGGGCAGGCTCTCGGACAAGCTCGGCGGCAAGAAATGGTTTCTCGTATTGGGCTTCATTCTGATCGGAGCGGCTTTGTACCTGATTTCCGTTGCGCCTCCGATGTGGGTCTGCATCGTACTGACCGGTATCCTCGGCCTGGCATACGCCACCTTGCTGCCCGCATGGAACGCGCTGCTCGCCAATTACGTGCCGCCGAAGCAGCAGGGGCTCGGATGGGGCATCTTCTCGACCGTCGAGGGTATCGGCGGCATGATCGGCCCCGTCATCGGCGGAACGCTCGCGACTTTGCAGGGCCAGTCCGCGGTGCTCTTGTATGGCGGCATCATGTATGCCGTCATCGGATTTTTCTATATTTGGTTTCCGTTCCGTGCGTTTCACGACAAAACGCATGCGTGAGAGCGTTGAACCAGGGGGACGTGTAAGGCATGAATCTGTTCGGAAATTGGCTTACCCAGTTTAAAAATATGGACTTGGAGCATCTCCAGCGAACGCTGGAGAGCTACTCGGCATACGGTCCCTTGCCTGGTATCTTGCTCCCGCTGGCAGAATCCTTCATCCCGGTGCTGCCATTGATCGTCTTCGTGGCGGCCAATGCCAACATATACGGGCTGTTCCTCGGTTCGCTCTACTCCTGGATCGGCGTCTGCACCGGGTCGCTCCTGCTCTTCTGGCTCTCCCGCAAGCTCGGCGGCCACTTCAGCGACTGGCTGCGCCGCAGGTTTCCGAAGGCCGGCAAGCTGCTTGCCTTCATCGAACGCAAGGGCTTCACGCCCATATTCCTGCTTGCCTGCTTTCCCTTCTCGCCTTCCGCGCTCATTAACGTCATATCGGGTTTAAGCGGCATTTCGTTCCGTTCGTTCGTATTGGCCATTCTGCTGGGCAAAGCCGTCATGATCCTTACGGTGTCCCTGCTCAGCTTCAATATCGGCGATTTATTGGAGCAGCCGTGGCGGATTCTGATCGCGCTCGTCGTGCTGGCCGTCATGTGGTTCGGAGGCAAGAAAATGGAAGCCCGTCTTCAGCTGAAATAGCCCCATTCGGAGAGGGAGACATCCAGAAAATGATGAATGCGATTGCAACGATCATCGTCTTAGTTATAGCCGGCACGCTCGTAGCCGTCATGGTT
It encodes:
- a CDS encoding MFS transporter, which produces MTVIKRLFSREVALFSVILLFVEFIRGAALISFLPIYGEKTLGLSLDIIGIAITAHYLTDTVLKMFIGYLLDRFSIRFVVHVGLLASIAGILLIPISDQPWLFITASALYGVGISPIWIVCLTKVSSDRRAMQMGFYYTIWFIGIGGGPIVCNVIMDRNRMTAYYLLLVLAVVSWLLSLFISNQRASGSAPSLPVREQFVILKERLLHMRLLLPGMVLQTMGAGMLVPVLPSFAEDKLGMNGAQYSLLLLAGGFCTVVSLMPMGRLSDKLGGKKWFLVLGFILIGAALYLISVAPPMWVCIVLTGILGLAYATLLPAWNALLANYVPPKQQGLGWGIFSTVEGIGGMIGPVIGGTLATLQGQSAVLLYGGIMYAVIGFFYIWFPFRAFHDKTHA
- a CDS encoding TVP38/TMEM64 family protein → MNLFGNWLTQFKNMDLEHLQRTLESYSAYGPLPGILLPLAESFIPVLPLIVFVAANANIYGLFLGSLYSWIGVCTGSLLLFWLSRKLGGHFSDWLRRRFPKAGKLLAFIERKGFTPIFLLACFPFSPSALINVISGLSGISFRSFVLAILLGKAVMILTVSLLSFNIGDLLEQPWRILIALVVLAVMWFGGKKMEARLQLK